From Candidatus Binataceae bacterium, one genomic window encodes:
- a CDS encoding ABC transporter permease, which yields MAYKLFVIVIRHMRRQLRRTILTGLTFAVAILIYTVLSAIPASMDRIAEGASKGLRLIVTAPNAYKLPARYCDPIRKMPHVLGCAAEIIWGATYRDPKDMILAYGTTADLFTVMADSDYHPPPDVLKSMFADRRSVSVGSVLMEEHGWKLGEPITLKNISGKITLTFIPRVEFPPSDYLSRAFFFDRRLLDEAVKNTYGADIADRANFISVRVDRAENMALVADGIDERFRNSDAETETTTESDTVANYVTAIGDLRTIVAGLCIVVLVTVLLIAANSMAMMVRDRIGEVAVMRALGFSRLDVAAVLLVEAMLIGLIGASVGAGLAIVFFGHGFTLGALTGSLGYIAVSWPVAIYAVAIATLVGIASALLPVINAARIPPALAFRKVV from the coding sequence ATGGCGTACAAACTATTCGTCATCGTCATCCGGCATATGCGGCGTCAGCTGCGCCGCACGATCCTGACCGGGCTCACCTTCGCGGTCGCAATTCTGATCTACACGGTGCTATCCGCAATACCGGCTTCGATGGATCGCATTGCTGAAGGCGCGTCGAAGGGCTTGAGACTCATCGTCACGGCGCCCAACGCCTACAAGTTGCCGGCGCGCTACTGCGATCCAATTCGCAAGATGCCGCACGTGCTGGGCTGCGCCGCCGAAATTATCTGGGGCGCAACCTACCGCGATCCGAAAGACATGATTTTGGCCTACGGCACCACGGCCGATTTATTCACGGTCATGGCCGACAGCGACTATCATCCGCCGCCCGACGTGCTGAAGAGCATGTTCGCCGACCGCCGCTCCGTTTCGGTCGGCAGCGTGCTGATGGAAGAGCACGGATGGAAACTCGGCGAACCGATCACGCTGAAGAACATCAGCGGCAAAATCACGCTGACCTTCATCCCGCGCGTCGAGTTCCCGCCCAGTGACTACCTGTCGCGTGCCTTCTTCTTCGACCGGCGGCTCCTCGACGAAGCGGTCAAGAATACCTACGGCGCCGATATCGCCGACCGCGCCAACTTCATCTCGGTGCGGGTCGATCGCGCCGAGAACATGGCGCTCGTCGCTGACGGCATCGACGAGCGCTTCCGCAACTCCGATGCCGAGACCGAAACAACCACGGAGTCCGACACCGTGGCGAATTACGTGACCGCGATCGGCGACTTGCGCACGATAGTCGCGGGCCTCTGCATCGTCGTCCTTGTGACGGTGTTGCTAATCGCCGCCAACTCGATGGCGATGATGGTGCGCGATCGAATCGGCGAGGTCGCGGTGATGCGCGCGCTGGGCTTCTCGCGCCTCGACGTAGCCGCGGTGCTGCTGGTCGAAGCGATGCTGATCGGTCTCATCGGCGCATCAGTCGGCGCAGGCCTCGCGATCGTTTTCTTCGGCCACGGCTTCACCCTCGGCGCCCTGACCGGCTCGCTCGGCTACATAGCAGTAAGCTGGCCCGTCGCAATCTACGCAGTAGCGATCGCAACACTGGTCGGCATCGCGAGCGCGCTGCTGCCAGTAATCAACGCCGCCCGCATCCCACCCGCGCTCGCATTCAGGAAGGTCGTCTGA
- the ilvB gene encoding acetolactate synthase large subunit gives MKATGAQIIVKLLERQGIAVVAGIPGGANLPLYDAMHSSPIRHVLARHEQGAGFIAHGLARATGKPAVCLGTSGPGATNLVTAIADAKLDSIPIVAITGQVPRALIGTDAFQEVDMLGMTLPITKHSFLVRDAAELLEVIPEAFRIASSGRPGPVVIDVPKDVQTESVEFDSYPEPGSADAHGRIDSDAIACAAQMINEAEHPVFLIGGGIIVSGASQVLRRVADKSSIPMASTLHGLGAVPHDHPLFLGMVGMHAARYTNMLLGECDLLVGLGIRFDDRATGKAAEFCRHAKIVHIDIDPGELGKIKHPALGIVADVGRALEAIEPLIKPARRAKWIARMAELRARNPLAMPGADDPLRPYGIVRHTAALVPDDAIVTTDVGQHQMWAAQAYPFTAPRQWLTSGGLGTMGFGLPAAIGAALAEPERAVVCFSGDGSLLMNIQELATAAEERVNVKVVLFNNGNLGLVRQQQHLFYGRRYSASKFHVTPDFVALARGFGVPACDLGATEYQLQTLENALTQPGPCLINVPIAAEENVYPMVPPGGANHEMIDEELA, from the coding sequence ATGAAGGCCACCGGCGCGCAAATCATCGTCAAGCTGCTCGAACGGCAGGGGATCGCGGTCGTCGCGGGAATTCCCGGCGGCGCGAATCTGCCGCTCTACGACGCGATGCATTCGAGCCCGATTCGCCACGTGCTCGCGCGTCACGAGCAGGGCGCCGGCTTTATCGCCCATGGCCTCGCGCGCGCGACCGGCAAGCCGGCGGTATGCCTCGGCACGTCGGGCCCGGGCGCGACCAACCTCGTCACCGCAATCGCCGATGCTAAGCTCGACTCGATTCCGATCGTCGCGATCACGGGGCAGGTGCCGCGCGCGCTCATCGGCACCGACGCCTTCCAGGAAGTCGACATGCTCGGCATGACGTTGCCGATAACCAAGCACAGCTTCCTCGTGCGCGACGCGGCCGAGCTGCTCGAGGTGATACCGGAGGCATTCCGTATCGCATCGTCGGGGCGGCCCGGGCCGGTCGTGATCGATGTGCCAAAAGACGTCCAGACCGAGAGCGTCGAGTTCGATTCTTATCCTGAGCCAGGCAGCGCCGACGCACACGGGCGTATCGACTCGGATGCGATCGCGTGCGCCGCTCAGATGATCAACGAAGCGGAGCACCCGGTGTTCCTGATTGGCGGCGGTATCATCGTGTCGGGCGCCTCGCAGGTGCTGCGGCGTGTCGCTGACAAGTCGTCAATTCCGATGGCCTCGACGCTACACGGCCTCGGCGCCGTTCCGCACGACCATCCGCTGTTTCTCGGCATGGTCGGGATGCACGCGGCGCGCTACACGAACATGCTGCTCGGCGAATGCGATCTGCTGGTCGGCCTCGGCATCCGCTTCGACGATCGCGCAACCGGCAAGGCCGCCGAGTTTTGCCGCCACGCCAAGATCGTTCATATCGATATCGACCCGGGCGAGCTGGGCAAGATAAAGCATCCGGCGCTCGGAATCGTCGCCGACGTGGGCCGCGCGCTGGAAGCGATCGAGCCGCTGATCAAGCCGGCGCGCCGCGCAAAGTGGATCGCGAGGATGGCGGAGTTGCGCGCGCGCAATCCGCTGGCGATGCCGGGGGCGGACGACCCGCTGCGTCCGTACGGCATCGTCCGTCACACCGCGGCGCTGGTGCCTGACGATGCGATCGTCACGACCGATGTCGGGCAGCATCAGATGTGGGCGGCGCAGGCGTATCCATTCACGGCGCCGCGCCAATGGCTGACCTCGGGAGGCCTCGGCACGATGGGCTTTGGTCTGCCGGCCGCGATCGGCGCGGCACTCGCCGAGCCCGAGCGCGCAGTCGTTTGCTTCAGCGGCGACGGCAGCCTGCTGATGAATATCCAGGAGCTGGCGACCGCGGCCGAGGAGCGCGTGAACGTCAAGGTGGTGCTGTTCAACAACGGCAACCTGGGCCTGGTGCGCCAGCAGCAGCATCTGTTTTACGGCCGCCGCTACAGTGCGTCGAAGTTTCATGTGACGCCCGATTTCGTTGCGCTGGCGCGCGGCTTCGGCGTCCCGGCCTGCGACCTCGGCGCGACTGAGTATCAACTGCAAACGCTGGAGAATGCGCTGACACAGCCCGGCCCGTGCCTGATCAACGTTCCGATCGCGGCAGAGGAAAACGTATATCCGATGGTCCCCCCGGGCGGTGCCAACCACGAAATGATCGACGAGGAACTCGCGTGA
- a CDS encoding PLP-dependent aminotransferase family protein has translation MNGPLYSRVYRALRAEILSGRLRPGLRVPATRTLAAEIGVSRNIAILAYEQLLAEGYLTSRHGAGTFVASELPEDMTNVGDGKPPPRASDQIAPARLSAYGRRALKESSDRRLRWNSERPPLPYDFRYGRPSFVDFPHTTWCRIVARRARHASVRDLDYGPPEGIPELREAIVEYIHRARAVNCDPDQIVIVNGSQQALDIAGRALIDPGNRVVVEEPHYRGAWAVSRAAGANIASVRVDEHGLKVEELAEKHRRARLVIVTPSHQFPTGVTMPLGRRLELLAWAREVGAFIFEDDYDSEFRYSGRPIEALQALDERGCVIYAATFSKLMFPALRMGYLAVPYALVQPFRALKGLLDTGSPMLPQLALLDFIREGHFERHLRRSRARNASRRAAILEAIAKHIGDRAKVSGGDAGLHVLMWLRDIPPKRVDEIRSEARASGVGVYDASPFYARPPKHAGLVLGYASLTEKEINEGIRRLAGVLRN, from the coding sequence ATGAACGGCCCGCTTTATTCGCGGGTCTATCGCGCGCTACGCGCGGAAATCCTAAGCGGCCGTCTGAGGCCGGGACTCCGCGTGCCTGCGACGCGCACGCTCGCGGCCGAGATCGGAGTCTCGCGCAATATCGCGATCCTCGCTTATGAGCAGCTCCTCGCCGAGGGCTACCTGACCTCGCGCCACGGCGCTGGCACGTTCGTCGCGTCGGAGTTGCCCGAGGATATGACGAATGTCGGCGACGGCAAGCCGCCGCCGCGCGCGAGCGATCAGATCGCGCCGGCGCGCCTTTCTGCCTACGGCCGCCGGGCGCTCAAGGAATCGTCGGATCGGCGGCTGCGGTGGAACTCAGAACGCCCGCCGCTGCCCTACGACTTCCGCTACGGGCGGCCGTCGTTCGTGGACTTCCCGCATACCACGTGGTGCCGAATCGTGGCACGGCGCGCCCGTCATGCGTCCGTTCGCGATCTCGATTATGGGCCGCCCGAGGGAATCCCGGAGCTACGCGAGGCGATCGTCGAATACATTCATCGCGCGCGCGCAGTGAACTGCGATCCCGATCAGATAGTCATCGTCAACGGCTCGCAGCAGGCGCTCGATATCGCCGGGCGCGCACTCATCGATCCGGGTAATCGCGTCGTCGTCGAAGAGCCGCACTATCGCGGGGCGTGGGCGGTATCCCGCGCGGCGGGCGCCAATATCGCCAGCGTCCGCGTCGATGAGCACGGGCTCAAGGTCGAAGAACTCGCCGAGAAGCATCGCCGCGCGCGGCTTGTGATCGTCACGCCGTCGCATCAGTTCCCGACCGGTGTCACGATGCCGCTCGGGCGGCGCCTCGAGCTGCTTGCGTGGGCGCGCGAGGTCGGCGCGTTCATCTTCGAGGACGATTACGACAGCGAGTTTCGTTATTCCGGCCGGCCCATCGAGGCGTTGCAGGCGCTTGACGAGCGCGGATGCGTGATCTACGCGGCGACATTCTCAAAGTTGATGTTCCCTGCGTTGCGCATGGGCTATCTCGCGGTTCCCTACGCACTCGTGCAGCCGTTCCGCGCGCTTAAGGGACTTCTCGACACTGGCAGCCCGATGCTTCCGCAGCTCGCGCTGCTCGATTTCATCCGCGAAGGACATTTCGAGCGGCATCTGCGCCGCTCGCGCGCCCGCAACGCATCGCGGCGCGCGGCGATACTCGAGGCGATCGCCAAACATATCGGCGACCGCGCCAAAGTATCAGGCGGCGACGCGGGGCTGCACGTCCTGATGTGGCTGCGCGATATCCCGCCGAAACGAGTCGACGAAATCCGCTCAGAGGCGCGCGCTTCCGGTGTCGGCGTCTACGACGCAAGCCCATTCTACGCCCGCCCGCCAAAGCACGCCGGCCTCGTCCTCGGCTACGCCTCGCTGACAGAAAAGGAAATCAACGAAGGCATCCGCAGGTTAGCGGGAGTGCTTCGGAACTGA
- a CDS encoding glutathione S-transferase N-terminal domain-containing protein, producing the protein MMKLCYFPGACSLASHMVLEEAGAQFELMLIDFTKSEQRTPDYLKINPNGRVPALILDDGRAIFENIGIMTYVARTVPGGAKLIPSDPFEAARCYSLASFFASSVHVAWAHNARPERYTADAAAHPAMRETARKSFWNYLQMIDGWLAGREWLLSEFSVCDPYALVFYSWGMRGELPVRDLANYTAHKDRLLKRPAVRKALDREGNVLVKA; encoded by the coding sequence ATGATGAAGCTCTGTTATTTTCCCGGCGCGTGTTCCCTGGCATCGCATATGGTGCTGGAAGAAGCGGGCGCGCAGTTCGAGCTGATGCTAATCGATTTCACCAAGAGCGAGCAGCGCACGCCCGACTATCTCAAGATCAATCCCAATGGCCGCGTGCCGGCGCTGATTCTCGACGACGGCCGCGCGATTTTCGAGAACATTGGGATCATGACGTATGTCGCGCGCACCGTGCCGGGCGGCGCGAAGCTCATCCCGTCGGATCCGTTCGAAGCGGCGCGATGCTATTCGCTGGCGTCCTTCTTCGCGAGCAGTGTGCACGTGGCGTGGGCGCATAACGCTCGCCCCGAGCGCTACACCGCCGACGCCGCGGCTCATCCGGCGATGCGCGAGACGGCGCGCAAGTCGTTCTGGAACTATCTGCAGATGATCGATGGATGGCTCGCAGGCCGCGAATGGCTGCTCAGCGAGTTTTCGGTATGCGATCCGTACGCGCTGGTTTTCTATAGCTGGGGAATGCGCGGCGAACTGCCGGTGCGCGACCTTGCGAACTATACTGCGCACAAGGATCGCCTGCTCAAGCGCCCCGCAGTGCGCAAGGCGCTCGACCGCGAGGGCAACGTACTGGTCAAAGCGTGA
- a CDS encoding MOSC N-terminal beta barrel domain-containing protein, with protein sequence MATVGKVAEIWRYPFKSMGGQKIDRVAIGPNGLVGDRGWALRDEAAGEIRGAKKLPALMQCQAKYLAEPGEGVIPHVEITLPSGERVKTSDAGIAAKLSAFLGRAVTPWPLQPPSALDHYRHGQPDNPDIMVELREIFGRTADEPLPDLEPFVKIGLIEFTSPLGTYFDAFPLHLVTTATLKHLGGFNSNARFDVRRFRPNILIELDNAPDDFVEAQWSGKHLRIGAALIDVVGPCPRCVMTTLPQEGLAKDPSVLRTIVKDAAQNVGIYASPASSVALATVAVGDRVELN encoded by the coding sequence ATGGCGACAGTAGGCAAAGTTGCGGAGATTTGGCGCTACCCATTCAAGTCGATGGGCGGGCAGAAGATCGATCGCGTCGCGATCGGTCCTAATGGCCTGGTCGGCGATCGTGGATGGGCGCTCCGCGACGAAGCTGCCGGCGAGATTCGCGGCGCCAAGAAGCTGCCCGCGCTGATGCAGTGCCAGGCGAAGTACCTGGCCGAGCCCGGCGAAGGTGTCATTCCGCACGTCGAGATCACACTGCCATCGGGAGAGCGCGTGAAGACCAGCGACGCCGGCATCGCGGCGAAGCTTTCTGCGTTCCTGGGACGTGCTGTCACGCCGTGGCCGTTACAGCCGCCCTCGGCCCTCGATCACTATCGCCACGGCCAGCCCGACAATCCCGACATAATGGTGGAGCTGCGCGAGATCTTCGGGCGCACTGCCGATGAGCCGCTGCCCGATCTGGAGCCGTTCGTCAAAATCGGGTTGATCGAATTCACGTCGCCGCTCGGAACCTACTTCGACGCCTTCCCGCTGCATCTGGTAACGACCGCCACTTTGAAGCATCTCGGCGGATTCAACTCCAACGCCCGATTCGATGTGCGGCGCTTCCGCCCGAATATCCTGATCGAGCTCGATAACGCGCCCGACGATTTCGTCGAGGCGCAATGGAGCGGCAAGCATCTTCGAATCGGCGCCGCGCTGATCGACGTGGTCGGTCCCTGTCCGCGATGCGTAATGACGACGCTGCCGCAGGAAGGCCTCGCCAAAGATCCCTCGGTGCTGCGCACGATCGTAAAGGACGCGGCGCAGAACGTCGGCATCTATGCATCGCCTGCGAGCAGCGTTGCGCTCGCGACGGTCGCAGTAGGCGATCGCGTCGAGTTGAACTGA
- a CDS encoding ATP-binding protein → MAGGSLRRRLRLSYFFPFVALAILALLIVWRVQSEESVEYWVQHTYDVMLSVMNAESDLSAVKINLRSYLLEPKSEYLQKLHAAEDRLTVATDRLFTLVSDNPVQQRRLLDLSGLLGRWNTEVNALLSNGGKNFNAQQFEQVEDRGRQLREVLDQMSATERDLLQRRNADRARRERAILTLVPILSILLAAALSYFGWRQIILASGDLERALASSEDANRLKDNFLATVSHELRNPLNTILLRCHLLAEEEHLSNKARLSVQSMERAAKAQAQLIEDLLDISRIESGRLRLDVQTTDLVDVVQSAVEAMRVAADAKSISLVETIDPRVTPIAGDPHRLQQVVWNLVSNAVKFTPKGGRIQVRLERINSHVEIIVADNGKGIEPASLPLVFDRFWQAPGADRVEVGVGLGLSIARQLVTMHGGTIVAHSDGFGKGATFTVRLPLPVSTAPVSEQPRRHPTVAPMTRTGELSRLDGLYIVVADDDESACGALKELLGSLGAKVDTAQSVDDALRLIDGMDPDVIVSDIGMPGRDGLSLAQEIRKRERESARDFRVPLIALTAYGRVEDRVQILSSGFDSHVVKPVELSELSAIISSLTARLRTRARAELVKTPA, encoded by the coding sequence ATGGCCGGTGGGTCTCTTAGACGACGCCTGCGCCTCAGCTACTTTTTCCCCTTCGTAGCGTTGGCCATCCTGGCATTGCTGATAGTGTGGCGTGTCCAATCCGAAGAATCGGTTGAATATTGGGTTCAGCACACCTACGACGTGATGCTCTCGGTAATGAACGCCGAGAGCGATCTCAGCGCGGTCAAGATCAATCTCAGATCGTACCTCCTGGAACCGAAGTCCGAATATCTGCAAAAGCTACACGCCGCAGAAGACCGGCTCACGGTCGCGACTGATCGCCTGTTCACGCTGGTTTCAGACAACCCCGTCCAGCAGCGCCGCCTTCTCGATCTGAGCGGATTGCTGGGCCGATGGAACACAGAGGTCAACGCGCTTCTTTCGAACGGCGGCAAGAATTTCAACGCGCAACAGTTTGAGCAGGTGGAGGATCGCGGGCGCCAGCTAAGGGAAGTCCTCGATCAGATGTCCGCGACCGAACGCGATCTGCTGCAGCGCCGCAACGCGGATCGCGCGCGACGGGAGCGGGCGATTCTCACCCTCGTGCCGATCCTCTCGATTCTGCTCGCGGCTGCGCTCAGCTACTTCGGATGGCGGCAGATTATTCTCGCGAGCGGCGATCTGGAGCGCGCCCTGGCCAGCTCGGAAGACGCCAATCGGCTGAAGGACAACTTCCTCGCGACGGTTTCGCATGAGCTGCGCAATCCACTGAATACGATTCTGCTGCGCTGCCATCTGCTGGCCGAGGAAGAGCATCTCTCGAACAAGGCGCGGCTCAGCGTGCAGAGCATGGAGCGCGCCGCCAAGGCCCAGGCCCAGCTTATCGAAGACCTGCTCGACATCTCGCGTATCGAGTCCGGCCGCCTGCGCCTCGACGTGCAGACCACCGATCTCGTCGATGTCGTGCAGTCGGCAGTCGAGGCGATGCGGGTTGCGGCCGACGCAAAATCGATAAGCCTCGTCGAGACGATCGATCCGCGCGTCACGCCGATCGCCGGCGACCCGCACCGCCTTCAGCAAGTGGTGTGGAACCTGGTCTCCAACGCGGTGAAGTTCACGCCCAAGGGCGGACGAATCCAGGTGCGCCTGGAGCGCATCAATTCCCACGTCGAGATAATCGTGGCCGACAACGGCAAGGGTATCGAGCCTGCGTCGCTGCCGCTCGTGTTCGACAGGTTCTGGCAGGCGCCGGGCGCCGACCGAGTTGAAGTCGGAGTTGGCCTCGGGTTATCGATCGCACGACAGCTTGTCACGATGCATGGCGGCACGATCGTCGCCCACAGCGACGGGTTCGGAAAGGGTGCAACATTCACCGTGCGGCTGCCGCTCCCGGTCAGCACAGCGCCCGTCAGCGAGCAGCCGCGGCGTCATCCCACAGTCGCGCCAATGACGCGGACGGGCGAACTCTCGCGCCTCGACGGTCTCTATATTGTCGTCGCCGACGACGACGAGAGTGCCTGCGGCGCGCTGAAAGAACTCCTCGGCTCGCTCGGCGCCAAAGTCGATACAGCGCAATCAGTCGACGATGCGCTGCGTCTTATCGACGGAATGGATCCTGACGTTATCGTGTCGGACATCGGGATGCCCGGGCGCGACGGGCTCTCGCTGGCGCAGGAGATTCGCAAACGCGAGCGCGAATCGGCCCGCGACTTTCGTGTGCCGCTTATCGCGCTCACCGCCTATGGACGCGTCGAGGACCGTGTGCAAATTCTGAGCTCGGGCTTCGACAGCCACGTGGTCAAGCCGGTCGAATTGTCGGAATTGTCCGCGATAATCAGCAGCCTGACCGCACGCCTTCGTACTCGGGCGCGCGCCGAGCTGGTCAAGACGCCCGCTTAG
- a CDS encoding aldo/keto reductase translates to MEFRNLGNSGLKVSLVGLGCNNFGMKISLEETRAVVSRALDEGITLFDTADIYGNRGQSEEMLGKALGDRRKDVLVASKFGMAMGDGPYMKGASRRYIAAAVEASLRRLGTDYIDLYQLHQPDPETPQEETLAALTDLVHAGKVRYIGSSNFAGWQVAEAACISRSESLAHYVSAQNHYNLLERRVERELVPACKQFGVGILPYFPLASGLLTGKYARGEALPQGTRLALMKRFADQLMTEKNLDAVDKLTAFAKARGHSILELAMSWLASNPQVSSVIAGATSPQQVTDNVKSGAWKLSAEEFAEVDKLTH, encoded by the coding sequence ATGGAATTTCGCAATCTCGGCAACTCGGGACTCAAGGTTTCGCTCGTCGGCCTCGGATGCAACAACTTCGGCATGAAGATCAGCCTCGAGGAGACGCGCGCAGTCGTGAGCCGCGCACTCGACGAGGGCATCACGCTCTTCGATACCGCCGATATCTACGGCAATCGCGGGCAATCCGAGGAAATGCTCGGCAAGGCGCTCGGCGATCGGCGCAAGGACGTACTCGTCGCAAGCAAGTTCGGGATGGCGATGGGCGACGGTCCTTATATGAAGGGCGCGTCGCGCAGGTATATCGCAGCCGCGGTCGAGGCCAGCCTGCGACGCCTCGGCACCGATTACATCGATCTGTATCAGCTGCATCAGCCCGACCCCGAGACGCCGCAGGAGGAGACGCTCGCGGCGCTCACCGATCTCGTTCACGCGGGCAAGGTCCGTTACATCGGCTCGAGCAATTTCGCCGGATGGCAGGTCGCCGAGGCTGCCTGTATCTCGCGCAGCGAGAGCCTCGCGCACTACGTTTCGGCCCAGAACCACTACAACCTGCTCGAGCGGCGCGTCGAGCGCGAGCTGGTTCCGGCCTGTAAGCAATTCGGCGTCGGGATCCTGCCCTACTTCCCACTCGCGAGCGGCCTGCTCACCGGCAAATACGCCCGCGGCGAAGCCCTGCCGCAGGGCACGCGGCTCGCGCTCATGAAACGATTTGCCGACCAGCTCATGACTGAGAAGAACCTCGACGCGGTCGATAAGCTGACGGCCTTCGCCAAGGCGCGCGGTCATTCGATCCTCGAGCTTGCGATGAGCTGGCTCGCGTCGAATCCCCAGGTCTCGAGCGTCATCGCCGGCGCGACCTCGCCGCAACAGGTCACCGACAACGTCAAGTCGGGCGCCTGGAAGCTGAGCGCCGAAGAATTCGCCGAAGTTGACAAACTGACTCAC